The following coding sequences are from one Triticum aestivum cultivar Chinese Spring chromosome 5A, IWGSC CS RefSeq v2.1, whole genome shotgun sequence window:
- the LOC123102888 gene encoding nuclear pore complex protein NUP1: MASRGGYDGGSATGGKIRRRPPSRVAAASPYALPAPPTHPASYGGEGSGWLARLISGGASRLLSSVFRKPPPQLAAPTLSEPELVDAPCSPPPPPLENDILEEENGGGTANNLSTDNPENYPIDGDDILSSCFNGSMDLEELLKQKTFTRSEFEYLTGLLRSRTVESNTMQSEVNNIKQTLSPEKEKGSRDLPVDFSIKSYSITDQVASPAELAKAYMGSRCSEGAPLRLRLHEPSSLSVKSIESGTIQIAKSPKAPLLGISRLSASTPFDRLGSSYRTPNKSAIHKLSSSPYFKGPVSSRDICGTVSSSYQTANSVHTFGRQFLKRKNIALNNETVSVGPIRKMHQRYNRISSLSETWPGYRKYPGNDASKLDEGFEHSTQTQKRLRLAEVDDGTLRICGNSFVQAPVQSTEMAAKILKQLDTLVPSPPEKESTPEMKQKHGNALDVEDSISRRKEIPSQGSLLESSLSFIPAAIDGKTVDAMSNGSALLESKSSSELITSPKDSLEVDHCSGSIEIVKSYSPIQEHTANNSGTTNKENPPTASLRSYSPSNLVLSSEIKRTKMLASSNGFSFPVTAAPGAHSQAPPTPTMASPPALHVGKHKSSALPSVPVTSPESAPRILKRVSEESSISDKHNKKLNGEMPPVSSKGAGHVASFTSNPVFTVANSKPTTLSNGLEHTSKSTASAVLASNRPNYSFLSTNTASSQSARAPTSGSANAPFNFSPKFGGASLLAAQNKSKAGSSSAPFNFSPQFGSVNLVVSLDKSKVTSPESTLLSGNQFAQPGNNNSLCTQSSASKSHMMSPEESNMGSLPFGSAPLSPSPFSLSSVVSSTAASGTTSVITTSPLPLPSMASSALGSSKAFSVSPIFGSSPITIAPSSFGMPDNGSAMSISPSSAVFSFTSATPTIPDPPSSTPLFGSTIPTIGFSTGTGQMTVGNNQTLSVTAPPFGFQSNSLSTPAFSGFQSNSLSTPAFSMPATQFASTSTTSPGIFQFGQQSQASSGVFSMGTVRDNDKSGRRIVKVKRKK, from the exons ATGGCGTCTCGGGGAGGTTACGACGGCGGCTCCGCCACGGGAGGCAAGATCCGTAGGCGCCCTCCCTCCCGCGTCGCAGCTGCGTCACCCTATGCGCTCCCGGCTCCTCCTACTCATCCAGCGTCGTACGGCGGTGAAGGGAGCGGCTGGCTCGCCCGTCTCATCTCCGGTGGCGCATCGCGCCTCCTCTCCTCTGTGTTTCGCAAGCCGCCTCCTCAGCTCGCCGCGCCTACGCTTTCGGAACCAGAGTTGGTCGACGCtccttgctcgccgccgccgccgcctttag AGAACGACATTCTAGAAGAAGAAAACGGAGGAGGAACTGCTAAT AATCTGTCTACTGATAATCCTGAAAATTATCCCATTGATGGAGATGACATTCTAAGTTCTTGTTTCAATGGTAGTATGGATCTTGAAGAATTGTTGAAGCAGAAGACCTTTACAAG GAGTGAGTTTGAATATTTGACTGGGTTGTTGCGATCCAGAACTGTTGAATCCAATACAATGCAGTCAGAAGTTAATAATATAAAGCAAACATTGTCTCCCGAGAAGGAAAAGGGATCTAGAGACTTACCTGTTGATTTCTCCATTAAATCATACAGTATCACT GATCAAGTTGCTTCACCTGCAGAACTTGCAAAGGCATATATGGGTTCAAGATGTTCAGAGGGGGCACCGTTACGCCTTAGATTGCATGAACCCTCCTCCCTTTCTGTCAAATCAATAGAATCTGGCACAATACAAATAGCTAAATCTCCAAAGGCCCCACTTCTTGGAATTTCAAGATTGTCTGCTTCCACACCCTTTGATCGCCTTGGAAGCAGCTATAGGACTCCAAATAAATCAGCAATACACAAATTGTCATCATCTCCTTATTTTAAG GGTCCTGTTTCTTCTAGGGACATATGTGGTACTGTATCTTCATCATATCAGACTGCAAACAGCGTTCATACATTTGGCAGGCAG TTCCTGAAGAGAAAGAATATTGCTCTCAACAATGAGACTGTGTCTGTTGGCCCCATACGCAAAATGCACCAAAGATATAACAGAATATCATCACTCTCGGAAACATGGCCTGGTTATCGTAAGTATCCTGGTAATGATGCAAGCAAACTGGATGAAGGTTTTGAACACTCCACACAAACTCAAAAGCGTCTGCGTCTGGCTGAAGTTGATGATGGCACTCTACGTATCTGTGGCAACAGTTTTGTTCAAGCACCAGTTCAATCAACTGAGATGGCCGCAAAGATATTGAAACAGCTTGATACATTAGTCCCTTCACCTCCAGAGAAGGAAAGCACACCAGAAATGAAGCAAAAACATGGAAATGCCCTGGATGTTGAGGATTCTATTTCTCGGAGAAAGGAAATACCATCTCAGGGCAGCCTTTTGGAATCATCTTTGTCATTCATCCCAGCTGCAATAGACGGCAAGACTGTTGATGCTATGTCAAACGGTTCTGCCCTCCTAGAAAGTAAATCATCCTCTGAATTAATAACTTCACCCAAG GATTCTCTGGAGGTGGACCACTGCAGTGGAAGTATTGAAATTGTGAAAAGCTACTCACCAATCCAGGAACATACTGCTAACAACTCTGGAACAACAAATAAGGAGAATCCCCCAACAGCCTCTTTGCGAAGCTATTCTCCTTCCAATCTGGTGTTATCTAGTGAAATAAAACGAACCAAAATGCTGGCTTCATCAAATGGCTTCTCATTCCCTGTCACGGCTGCACCGGGTGCCCACTCACAGGCCCCTCCAACGCCTACTATGGCATCTCCACCTGCACTACATGTTGGAAAGCACAAATCTTCTGCACTACCCAGTGTGCCAGTTACTTCCCCGGAAAGTGCTCCAAG GATTTTGAAACGAGTTTCAGAAGAAAGCTCAATTTCAGACAAGCACAATAAGAAGTTAAATGGAGAAATGCCGCCGGTTTCTTCCAAGGGTGCTGGACATGTTGCATCATTCACTAGTAATCCTGTATTTACTGTTGCCAATTCCAAGCCTACAACCTTAAGTAATGGGCTAGAACATACATCAAAATCAACTGCCTCTGCTGTTCTGGCTTCTAATAGACCGAACTACTCATTTTTGTCTACAAATACCGCCTCTTCCCAATCTGCTAGAGCACCAACATCTGGAAGTGCCAATGCGCCTTTCAATTTCTCACCAAAGTTTGGTGGTGCAAGTTTGTTAGCTGCCCAGAACAAATCCAAGGCAGGAAGCAGCAGTGCCCCATTTAATTTCTCTCCGCAGTTTGGCAGTGTGAATTTGGTCGTGTCTCTGGATAAGTCCAAAGTAACCTCACCTGAATCAACGTTGTTGTCTGGAAACCAGTTCGCCCAACCAGGAAATAACAATTCATTGTGCACACAGAGTTCAGCAAGTAAGTCACATATGATGTCTCCGGAAGAATCAAACATGGGGAGTTTACCATTTGGTTCAGCACCTCTGAGCCCTAGTCCTTTCAGTTTGAGCTCTGTAGTTTCTTCCACAGCTGCCTCTGGCACGACCTCTGTGATTACAACTTCTCCACTGCCTCTGCCATCTATGGCTTCTTCTGCTTTGGGGTCTAGTAAAGCATTCTCGGTCTCACCAATATTTGGCAGCAGTCCAATCACGATTGCTCCATCGTCGTTTGGCATGCCGGATAATGGTTCTGCTATGTCCATTAGCCCCTCTAGCGCTGTATTTTCATTCACTTCGGCTACACCTACAATACCAGATCCACCATCCTCAACACCACTATTTGGTAGCACGATCCCAACTATTGGCTTCAGTACAGGAACTGGTCAGATGACTGTGGGGAATAACCAGACTCTTTCTGTTACGGCCCCACCATTTGGCTTTCAGAGCAATTCACTGTCAACTCCAGCTTTCAGCGGCTTTCAGAGCAATTCACTGTCAACTCCAGCTTTCAGCATGCCAGCCACTCAATTCGCTTCCACCTCAACCACCTCACCTGGCATTTTCCAGTTTGGCCAGCAGAGTCAAGCTTCGTCAGGTGTCTTTTCAATGGGCACTGTCCGCGACAATGACAAGTCTGGCAGAAGAATTGTCAAGGTAAAGAGAAAGAAATAG